A stretch of DNA from Juglans microcarpa x Juglans regia isolate MS1-56 chromosome 5D, Jm3101_v1.0, whole genome shotgun sequence:
ATTGACATCCCTATGCTCAATTCTAAACTTTCTAGTAGACAGATAGTAACTTTATTTTGCCTTAAAACCCATTGAAAGCTGAGTTCACCAACAGTCTTTGCCAATTTTCCTAGATGGGATATCTGTTTGTTAAGCCATAAAAAATATGCTATAGCTTTGTAGAGCTTGTATGACACGTGCTAGAAAATTTTGAAGCCCAATGTATTTCACTTTTGagtttatctcattttattggtGTTTTACACTTGCAATGAGAATGGCATTAGTTATGGCATAATTGAGGGGGAAATTATGGTATGACTTAGTTTCTTACTTGGTATTCTATAAAAGGATTGGCAAGGCATGAAGTTTCAGGAGGTAGATGAGAGTTTGATATATTATTGCTGAATTTCTCTCTGTTTCTTATGGTATTTATGTGCCCAAACAATGCTCATTATATTGTCATTTTAGAGGCTTCCCTTCAGAGTTGGTGATTGTAGATCTATGCATCTGCGAACTTGTTTACAAGATTTCTGTTTTGAATGGGACGTGGCAACTCTCCAAAGTAAAGATTGGGGGAACGGTTTTGTGAACATATCTAAATCTGTTGTTGATAGTCTTTCTATCTTCCCTGGTCGGGTCCTAGTAATACAGATTACATAGTCTTTGTAGATTATAGAACCCCTTAGTTTTTAACATTTCTGATTCCATTTGCCTTTCGATTTCACCATTTGGTTAGCTTAGAAATTAAAGATTCATCAATAATTAGGACAAGGAGACAAATGTTGAAATGCATATGCATCTCATTCTTAGTTGGAATGGACTGATgttatattcttattaaatgGTGCATGGAGACAAACGAGAACAGCTTGTGTGGAGTTGTATTCCTGTTGGATTCTGGTACTAGGACTGCTTTATATGACCAGGTCTTTAGTCTAAAGAGATTTGGACATGatgttaaataatttcatctatCATGACCCACAatataactttattatttttccttcataaGAGGAAAAACgaataagaagaaagaaaaggaaacccATTATGCTTTAAATTGATGGATTGTAAGAAATCAGAGGGCCATGATTGATAAATGTGCAGACTCAATTCATCTTTTGAAACCTAGGCGGTGAAGAAACTAACAATTGAAGCTTAGTTACATAGTGCTGATACCTAAAGCAGTGAACCAGAGAATAAACAAACAGGAATCGTACCAATCCGACTGATCATACAATGCAGAAATTAGCCCTGAGTTAAAGATTGGGAACTGAATTGGCAGGTTCGTGAACTGattgaggaaaagaaagagattgacCACCTCATTGATATACATCCTGTTAGGACTAATGTTGAGGAACTGAAAATCTGTTTCCAACCCTTGAGGCCAATgattttagagaaatgattttaagtaaaaGATTAGACTATATATCTGACAATAAGTGTGATACCTGGGATTGAGTATGGAAGTTGGTGAATAGAATCCCACAGTGCTTCTAGCTAGTTGGAGAGGTTTCCTAGGGAATTCACAAGTCACAACAATCTGAAAAATGGTCCCTATATGCATGTGTTGGTGTACATGGCGGGaatgaaatgatagaagctttgaaAACAGCGAGAagacaatggaggagctgaaagtctttttctttgaaacatTGTTTTCATGGGtggggccattgtttgtaatggactaAAGTGTCCATGATTTTTTACTATCGTttgtaaactctagttaggtatttctcatgtatactccctgtatATTTGGGTTTTAcctacttttatgaataaaatactttgattaccaataaaaaaaaaaaaaaaaaaaaaaaaaaaaaaaaccaaatcccACAGTGCCTGcaagggagaagttcttgcactttataatgattctaagGGGCTCCAATTATAACCTTGTCTAGTTTTTTCAAGTGTAGGCCCAAATGTGGTTCAGACTGTCCTTGGATCATTAAAAATGTATCAAACACAATCCCAACCAGAAGTGTGGAATTTTAGTTATGCAACCTACAACGGAATGGCCTAAGGAGGAGATAAGATAAAAAGGGGGAGTTATATCTCGAAGTGAATATAAGCTGGTGGTTTAGGATCCAACATTGCCTGTGAGGGAGAAGTTCTTATGGTATATAATGTTTCcaaggggctccaattgtaatcTTAACTGGTCCATAGAGTATAAGCCTATATGTGGCTTGAGCATATCTTGAGCCGTTATAGTAAGTTAATTTGGAGAAGGTTAGAActgaaaaatctaaagaaaccATCTTAGTGCCGATATTTAGCACATAAGTAGTAGGAAATTAGTCCAGACTATCTTTTACTCCATTTATATGTTTTCATTTCGAGTCATTGAGCTACTTAGTCAGAAGAACTTTCATTGTACTTTGATCATTACTAAATGAACTAAGtaacaaaagttaaaatttggaaaagaaaatgcatgcTTACCCAGATCCTATGTTTTCTTGGAGAGGCCTTGGTCTCAAACTCGGTCACTGATACAGAACAATTTTAatcaagtaaagaaaaaaaatgtttagtaTTTACACTGAGTTGGATTTCTTTTCCAATGCTactacctaaaaaaaaaaaagaactgattAAATTCTGTGCATGCTGGATTGTGGAAATGGCTGGAGTTGCTCAGCCTTTGAACTGTTTGCAACAAGTGCTACTCTGAAAACCCATTAAACGTCAATCCAGGAATCTGCTTTGTGGCTGCTGCTATAATGTCAATATTGCCAAAATTACGGTGTATCACCGTGGATGTTACTGGTACTTTGATAGCTTACAAAGGGGAACTTGGTGACTACTATTGCATGGCAGCCAAATCTGTTGGGCTGCCATGCCCTGACTACAAACGTGTGCATGAGGGCTTCAAACTTGCCTATAAAGACATGGCCAAAAAGCATCCTTGTTTTGGGTATGCCACGAAAATGCCCAACATAGTGTGGTGGAGGACGTGTGTGAGAGACTCCTTTGTCAGGGTAAGGAAATCTGATGAGGCAGTGCCTTATCATGCATTGCTTATATTGCTGACTATCTTTTTGCTAATCATTTCATATTACATCATGGTATGGTGGTATATGCATTATGCTCCAAAAAAGTAAGTGTACAAAATGAATCCTTCTTAACCTGATGTAGGGGGAGGGAAGATGATGAGACTGAGTAAAACTGTGCTTTTTGGCTCacaattttacataaatatgcAATTCTATAATTTTCTCGTTAGGAAGTTATAATGGAAGTTTTGTTTTTCCTACAGGCTGGATATGACTATGACGAGGATACATTTGAGAAGGTGTTCAGACGCATATATGCATCTTTTGGTTCATCTGCTCCTTATACTCTCTTTCCAGACTCCCAACCATTTCTAAGATGGGTGCGTGAGCAGGGGATTAAAGTTGGGATTGTTAGTAATTCAGATTATCGGTATCGAGATGTGATTCTTCCAGCCATGAATATCAACCAGGTAAAGAAATCATTCTGTTTTGGATTCTGGTTCCAAAATTCTTATTTAGTATATCTTAAAATTGAAGTGTCAGAGACATTGGATGTAGCATCGGTATGCAAATCTACCAACTGGTAATATTTCAAACTGTCACTGATACCGACACAGCTGATCATTATCAAACCACAATTGTGGACACTTTCATTTATTATGGTGGAATTGCTGGCTTGTTGTAGTTTTAATACACTAATTTTGTCCCGTATCAACGATGTTGCACCGTTTATCTTTGTTCACATGATCAACATAAGATTATTTGGGGTGGGAGTCGAAATGTTCTGAatgtttttacaaattttaaaccAAAAGCTTCCTTTTCCAAAAGCCTCAGATTTCTTCTCTACTCTCTACTCGAAATGCCAGACAGTTCTCTAAATTTGAACTTCTAAAACTTGTGAGTTGGGAGATAGTGCAGACCATTAAGCTTCCATAGTCAATAAATTGGGTGACGATGACGTGGCTTTATAGGAGCACGTTTtgatacttaaaaaattatatattacagTCGATATCAATGCACATCACTTCAAGCTTTCTTAGAAATTTTAGTGAAGAGTGGTAATTTTTTGGCTGTTGCTTCATTGTTATCTTCCGTACATGCATCTATATGCAGACAAGTGTAACATCACTATATATCTCTGTTCTTTCATATATTGACCAAGTTATTTGATGTTGAATTCATGTCTGCATGGGACTTTGGATGTTAGACTAGAAATGCTGATCTTGTCAAGTCTAATGTGTTATTCAGGGATCTGAATGGGACTTTGGAGTGTTTTCTGGTCTCGAAGGTGTAGAGAAACCTGACCCAAGGATTTACGAAATTGTGCTGAAGAGAGCTGGAAATATTGCACCGGAAGAAGTTCTGCATATTGGGGACAGCATGCGCAAAGACTATGTGCCAGCAAAGACTCTGGGGATGCATGCATTACTATTGGATAGATTCAAGACGCCTGATGCTGAGGATTGGAGAAAATCTGGTGCCATTGTGCTTCCTGAATTAATGGCAACAAAAGATTGGCTTACTTCAGGAAAGTCAACCTGCTGAGTGgctttcttctttctccttcATGAGTTACGTGGATGATTCTTCCCCATTCATGTCGTTAAGACTCCAATGACTTATATTAACCAGCTCGTTTGGGAGAAATTACCACTAGCTGCGATTTTAATgagctttaaaaataaaaatagaaacccAGCACTTACtacatttttcttgatttttaacTGGATTTAAAGCACCATCATCAAGAATAAGCCGATgccaatatttgaaaaagaaaaacctcgAGGCAATATCTCCTAATATGACTAAATTTTGTCAGAGAAAATATATGCatcaaggaaaaaattaaagataaacttATACAAACCCATGCAGAAAATATTACAAGATATGTTTACTTTGTAATTTCAAATCTGTTTTTGCTAGTAACAACCAACTTTAGTCAAGGAAATTCTCAGTCTAgatcatatttatctattttaccATGTTTCCATTTATCTATAAGCAAAAAAGACTCTTGGAAATACACACAGATCAAACAACCTATATTATACATGCCATATCGCAAAATTGAACTATAACAAGTAAATATTAAAAGGATTAACCTTATTTTGAAAGTAATTTCATTACCGTTGAATATGAAATGAACTAAGATCCAACCCATTATTAGGAATAAAATGAAGAGACAAAGTCAAGAGGTTGGCTGACAtgcaaaaaagtgaaaatgactAAGTAGGGCTCGCCTATTTTAAACAAGGAATAAAACCACTACAAACATAAAGGGAAAATACTATGCCCACAGAACATGCCTACCGAAATTctttaccaatttttttttaattttttctttttacttaatgattaagcaagtatttttaaatgaatattttattttttttaaatatttaaatagtttaaaaaaatattgaaagaaaagatataaaaaaaaa
This window harbors:
- the LOC121266514 gene encoding haloacid dehalogenase-like hydrolase domain-containing protein 3 isoform X1, which gives rise to MSILPKLRCITVDVTGTLIAYKGELGDYYCMAAKSVGLPCPDYKRVHEGFKLAYKDMAKKHPCFGYATKMPNIVWWRTCVRDSFVRAGYDYDEDTFEKVFRRIYASFGSSAPYTLFPDSQPFLRWVREQGIKVGIVSNSDYRYRDVILPAMNINQGSEWDFGVFSGLEGVEKPDPRIYEIVLKRAGNIAPEEVLHIGDSMRKDYVPAKTLGMHALLLDRFKTPDAEDWRKSGAIVLPELMATKDWLTSGKSTC
- the LOC121266514 gene encoding haloacid dehalogenase-like hydrolase domain-containing protein 3 isoform X2 codes for the protein MAAKSVGLPCPDYKRVHEGFKLAYKDMAKKHPCFGYATKMPNIVWWRTCVRDSFVRAGYDYDEDTFEKVFRRIYASFGSSAPYTLFPDSQPFLRWVREQGIKVGIVSNSDYRYRDVILPAMNINQGSEWDFGVFSGLEGVEKPDPRIYEIVLKRAGNIAPEEVLHIGDSMRKDYVPAKTLGMHALLLDRFKTPDAEDWRKSGAIVLPELMATKDWLTSGKSTC